Proteins encoded in a region of the Halosimplex halophilum genome:
- a CDS encoding HalOD1 output domain-containing protein yields the protein MISGSQPAEDISVEASEPDAVPVAVVERIAAAKECGVEEIPPLYRSVDPDALAGLVAGGTGGLRVSFSHADCRVVVDGEGRVGAAR from the coding sequence ATGATCAGCGGCTCGCAGCCGGCCGAGGACATCTCGGTCGAAGCGAGCGAGCCGGACGCGGTCCCCGTCGCCGTCGTCGAGCGGATCGCGGCGGCGAAGGAGTGTGGCGTCGAGGAGATCCCGCCGCTGTACCGGTCGGTCGACCCCGACGCGCTCGCGGGGCTCGTCGCCGGCGGCACCGGGGGGCTCAGGGTCTCGTTTTCCCACGCAGACTGTCGGGTCGTCGTCGACGGCGAGGGGCGCGTCGGCGCCGCCCGCTGA
- the rpl18a gene encoding 50S ribosomal protein L18Ae: MSEFTVTGQWSARDGWQSFEKQVEAENENVAREHVLAEFGSKHGLKRTQVEIEGVDA, translated from the coding sequence ATGAGTGAATTCACAGTCACCGGGCAGTGGAGCGCCCGCGACGGCTGGCAGTCGTTCGAGAAGCAGGTCGAGGCCGAGAACGAGAACGTCGCGCGCGAGCACGTCCTCGCCGAGTTCGGCTCGAAGCACGGGCTCAAGCGCACGCAGGTCGAGATCGAGGGGGTAGACGCATGA
- a CDS encoding 50S ribosomal protein L31e translates to MSAGDFEERVVTVPLRDVKAAPNEEQADKAMSIVREHLAKHFAVDGDAVRLDPSINEAVWANGRSNPPRKLRVRAARFEEEGEAVVEAETAE, encoded by the coding sequence ATGAGCGCCGGCGACTTCGAGGAGCGGGTCGTGACCGTCCCGCTCCGCGACGTGAAGGCCGCGCCCAACGAGGAGCAGGCCGACAAGGCCATGTCCATCGTCCGCGAGCACCTCGCCAAGCACTTCGCCGTCGACGGCGACGCCGTCCGGCTGGACCCCTCGATCAACGAGGCGGTCTGGGCGAACGGGCGCTCGAACCCGCCGCGCAAGCTGCGGGTCCGCGCCGCCCGCTTCGAGGAGGAGGGCGAGGCCGTCGTCGAAGCCGAAACGGCCGAGTAA
- a CDS encoding nitrite/sulfite reductase: MNTVEEWKQEKHPLDVIEDVKEYAEQGLSFDEIEERAGDGEWERLKWAGMYSHGRKGDYFMMRTKVPGGYLTPEQAEVVGEVAEEYAVAPEEYGGEEQNDIWGDAFLDITTRQDIQKHWIRVEDVPDIWETYEEVGLTTVQGCGDGARNVLGCPAAGLDGHECFDAQPVIDAVSDYFTGNREYANLPRKFKMTITGCKHDCGQSQINDVGMTPARKEVDGEEIYGFHCKVGGGLSDGPRMATQMDVFVPPGDAVEFCRAIAQTFKELGDRNNRGVCRMRYLVEQLGTEEFEKAVRRRCSVDLPTAGTDLTEGYTGDHVGVHDQKEDGLKYVGFNVIAGRIGGDEFAEAARAAKEYGTEDASIRLATDQNFLITHIPAENVGDLLNEPFARKYEPDPGPFSRGAVGCTGSEFCNYGIIETKNRVYRWAKALDRRIDTPDDLDVVRMHMSGCSASCAQPQIADIGFRGETVNVDDPETTTNEEGDNIVEGMDFGLGGSLGSDNEFLDWVENAVPAQAVIPAIEQLFEAYVDEREEGERFYEWTRRVGNDRLRKIMQRADANVSGGVAHGD; encoded by the coding sequence ATGAACACGGTCGAGGAGTGGAAACAGGAGAAACACCCGCTGGACGTGATCGAGGACGTCAAGGAGTACGCCGAGCAGGGCCTCTCGTTCGACGAGATCGAGGAGCGCGCCGGCGACGGCGAGTGGGAGCGCCTGAAGTGGGCCGGCATGTACAGCCACGGCCGCAAGGGCGACTACTTCATGATGCGGACGAAGGTCCCCGGCGGCTACCTGACGCCCGAGCAGGCCGAGGTCGTCGGCGAGGTCGCCGAGGAGTACGCGGTCGCGCCCGAGGAGTACGGCGGCGAGGAGCAAAACGACATCTGGGGCGACGCCTTCCTCGACATCACGACCCGCCAGGACATCCAGAAACACTGGATCCGCGTCGAGGACGTGCCCGACATCTGGGAGACCTACGAGGAGGTCGGCCTGACGACCGTCCAGGGCTGCGGCGACGGCGCGCGCAACGTCCTGGGCTGTCCCGCCGCGGGACTGGACGGCCACGAGTGTTTCGACGCCCAGCCGGTCATCGACGCCGTCTCCGACTACTTCACCGGCAACCGCGAGTACGCCAACCTCCCGCGGAAGTTCAAGATGACCATCACCGGCTGCAAGCACGACTGCGGCCAGTCGCAGATCAACGACGTGGGGATGACCCCCGCCCGGAAGGAAGTGGACGGCGAGGAGATCTACGGCTTCCACTGCAAGGTCGGCGGCGGCCTCTCGGACGGCCCGCGCATGGCCACCCAGATGGACGTGTTCGTCCCGCCGGGCGACGCCGTCGAGTTCTGCCGCGCCATCGCCCAGACGTTCAAGGAACTGGGCGACCGCAACAACCGCGGCGTCTGCCGGATGCGCTACCTGGTCGAGCAGCTCGGAACGGAGGAGTTCGAAAAGGCGGTCCGCCGGCGCTGTTCGGTCGACCTGCCGACGGCCGGGACGGACCTCACCGAGGGGTACACCGGCGACCACGTCGGCGTCCACGACCAGAAGGAAGACGGCCTGAAGTACGTCGGCTTCAACGTCATCGCGGGCCGGATAGGCGGCGACGAGTTCGCGGAGGCCGCCCGCGCCGCGAAGGAGTACGGCACCGAGGACGCCTCGATCCGCCTCGCCACCGACCAGAACTTCCTCATCACCCACATCCCGGCGGAGAACGTCGGCGACCTGCTCAACGAGCCGTTCGCCCGCAAGTACGAGCCCGACCCCGGCCCGTTCTCGCGGGGCGCCGTCGGCTGCACGGGCTCGGAGTTCTGCAACTACGGCATCATCGAGACCAAGAATCGGGTGTACCGCTGGGCGAAGGCGCTGGACCGCCGCATCGACACGCCCGACGACCTCGACGTGGTGCGGATGCACATGTCCGGCTGTTCCGCGTCGTGTGCCCAGCCGCAGATCGCCGACATCGGCTTCCGCGGCGAGACGGTCAACGTCGACGACCCGGAGACGACGACCAACGAGGAGGGCGACAACATCGTCGAGGGGATGGACTTCGGCCTCGGCGGCTCGCTGGGGTCGGACAACGAGTTCCTCGACTGGGTCGAGAACGCCGTGCCGGCCCAGGCGGTGATCCCGGCCATCGAACAGCTGTTCGAGGCCTACGTCGACGAGCGCGAGGAGGGCGAGCGGTTCTACGAGTGGACCCGCCGCGTCGGCAACGACCGCCTGCGGAAGATCATGCAGCGGGCCGACGCCAACGTCTCGGGAGGTGTCGCTCATGGCGACTGA
- the ftsY gene encoding signal recognition particle-docking protein FtsY, whose amino-acid sequence MFDGLKEKLGRFSDDVEEDVDDEAVDEEAAEDDAEPEASDASAEGEEAEAAEPADADSAEPDEPEAESEAPDPDEAVEAEDGDATAETDGAEGDEADDDGDDAEDDDGRSLGERAKLFATGKTVIDEDDLQDHLDDLELALLQSDVEMGVAQEILDGVEENLVGDTRRRLSSTGNLVRDALREALYDVISVGQFDFDERVAEADAPVVIIFTGVNGVGKTTTIAKLSRYFEDRGLSTVLANGDTYRAGANEQLQQHADALDKRVISHEQGSDPAAVIYDAVEYAKANDVDVVLGDTAGRLHTSDGLMDQLSKIDRVIDPDMTLFVDEAVAGQDAVNRAREFDDAAAIDGAVLTKADADPQGGAAISIAHVTGKPILFLGTGQDYDDLERFDPEEIVDRLIGEE is encoded by the coding sequence ATGTTCGACGGACTGAAGGAGAAACTCGGCCGCTTCAGCGACGACGTCGAGGAGGACGTCGACGACGAGGCGGTCGACGAGGAAGCGGCCGAGGACGACGCCGAACCCGAGGCCAGCGACGCGTCCGCCGAGGGCGAGGAAGCTGAAGCGGCGGAACCGGCGGACGCCGACTCCGCCGAGCCGGATGAACCCGAAGCCGAGTCCGAGGCGCCCGACCCGGACGAGGCGGTCGAAGCCGAAGACGGCGACGCGACCGCCGAAACCGACGGCGCCGAGGGAGACGAGGCCGACGATGACGGGGACGACGCCGAGGACGACGACGGCCGGAGCCTCGGCGAGCGGGCGAAGCTGTTCGCGACCGGCAAGACCGTCATCGACGAGGACGACCTGCAGGACCACCTCGACGACCTGGAGCTGGCCCTGCTGCAGAGCGACGTGGAGATGGGCGTCGCCCAGGAGATCCTCGACGGCGTCGAGGAGAACCTGGTCGGCGACACGCGCCGGCGGCTGTCCTCGACGGGCAACCTCGTCCGGGACGCGCTCCGGGAGGCGCTGTACGACGTGATAAGCGTCGGGCAGTTCGACTTCGACGAGCGGGTCGCCGAGGCCGACGCGCCCGTGGTGATCATCTTCACCGGCGTCAACGGCGTCGGGAAGACGACGACCATCGCCAAGCTCTCGCGGTACTTCGAGGACCGGGGGCTGTCGACGGTGCTGGCCAACGGCGACACCTACCGCGCCGGCGCCAACGAGCAGCTCCAGCAACACGCCGACGCGCTCGACAAGCGGGTCATCTCCCACGAGCAGGGCTCGGACCCCGCCGCCGTCATCTACGACGCCGTCGAGTACGCGAAGGCCAACGACGTGGACGTGGTGCTGGGCGACACCGCCGGCCGGCTCCACACCTCCGACGGCCTGATGGACCAGCTGTCGAAGATCGACCGGGTCATCGACCCGGACATGACGCTGTTCGTCGACGAGGCCGTCGCCGGCCAGGACGCGGTCAACCGCGCCCGCGAGTTCGACGACGCCGCGGCGATCGACGGCGCGGTGCTGACGAAGGCCGACGCCGACCCGCAGGGCGGCGCGGCCATCTCCATCGCCCACGTGACCGGCAAGCCGATCCTCTTTCTCGGCACCGGCCAGGACTACGACGACCTCGAACGGTTCGATCCCGAGGAGATCGTCGACCGACTCATCGGCGAGGAGTAG
- a CDS encoding translation initiation factor IF-6: protein MLRAAFSGSAYVGVFARATDDCVLVRPDVDEDLREDLSDELAVPAVATTVGGSGTVGSLATGNGNGLLVSSRVRDREREAIVEATGLAVGELPGRINAAGNVVLANDSGAYVHPDLSEPAVRAVEDALDVPVEQGTLAGTRTVGTAAVATDEGVLCHPDATDAELDFLEDLLDVPADIGTVNYGAPLVGSGLVANDHGYVVGQDTTGPELGRIESALGYID from the coding sequence TTGCTCCGCGCGGCTTTCTCCGGGTCGGCGTACGTCGGTGTCTTCGCACGCGCCACCGACGACTGCGTGCTCGTCCGTCCCGACGTGGACGAGGACCTCCGCGAGGACCTGAGCGACGAACTCGCGGTCCCGGCGGTCGCCACGACCGTCGGCGGCTCGGGCACCGTCGGCTCGCTGGCGACCGGCAACGGCAACGGGCTGCTCGTCAGCAGCCGCGTCCGCGACCGCGAGCGCGAGGCGATCGTCGAGGCGACCGGCCTCGCCGTCGGCGAACTCCCCGGCCGGATCAACGCGGCCGGCAACGTCGTCCTCGCCAACGACAGCGGCGCGTACGTCCACCCCGACCTCTCCGAGCCGGCCGTCCGCGCCGTCGAGGACGCGCTGGACGTGCCCGTCGAACAGGGCACCCTCGCGGGGACGCGAACCGTCGGGACGGCCGCCGTCGCAACCGACGAGGGGGTGCTCTGCCACCCCGACGCGACCGACGCCGAACTCGACTTCCTCGAGGACCTGCTGGACGTGCCCGCCGACATCGGCACCGTCAACTACGGCGCCCCGCTGGTCGGGTCGGGCCTGGTCGCCAACGACCACGGCTACGTCGTCGGCCAGGACACGACCGGCCCGGAGCTGGGCCGCATCGAGTCCGCGCTCGGCTACATCGACTGA
- a CDS encoding 50S ribosomal protein L39e, protein MGKKSKSKKKRLGKLERQNTRVPPWVMLKTDRNVERNPKRRHWRRSDTDE, encoded by the coding sequence ATGGGCAAGAAGTCGAAGTCGAAGAAGAAGCGCCTGGGGAAACTCGAGCGCCAGAACACGCGCGTTCCGCCGTGGGTCATGCTCAAGACGGACCGCAACGTCGAACGCAACCCGAAGCGGCGCCACTGGCGCCGTAGCGACACGGACGAATGA
- a CDS encoding ZIP family metal transporter, with protein MVEFGNLGLVFVAGLLTALATGLGALPFFLVEDISDRWNVVLWGLASGIMVAASLFGLIREGVAVVDGGVVDAAAAVGPGVLVGVLLVIVAHEVLADAEFHPKEYEEADFRKLVLILGILTVHSFPEGVAVGVSFAELGIEEPGLATVTLGGLTLPVLAVFMTVAISIHNVPEGVAISIPLRSMGVGEWRMVWWAVFSSLPQPLGAVVAYYFVTLAERFLPFGFGFAAGAMVYLVATEFVPEALDRGSDLPGGGRRELVGGIAAGVLVMVPLAFA; from the coding sequence ATGGTCGAGTTCGGGAACCTCGGGCTGGTGTTCGTCGCGGGGCTGCTGACGGCGCTGGCGACCGGGCTGGGCGCGCTCCCCTTCTTCCTGGTCGAGGACATCTCCGACCGGTGGAACGTGGTGCTGTGGGGGCTCGCTTCGGGCATCATGGTCGCCGCGTCGCTGTTCGGCCTGATCCGGGAGGGCGTCGCCGTGGTCGACGGCGGGGTCGTCGACGCGGCGGCGGCGGTCGGGCCGGGCGTGCTCGTCGGGGTCCTGCTGGTGATCGTCGCCCACGAGGTGCTGGCGGACGCGGAGTTCCACCCGAAGGAGTACGAGGAGGCGGACTTCCGGAAGCTCGTGCTCATCCTCGGCATCCTGACGGTCCACAGTTTCCCCGAGGGCGTCGCGGTCGGCGTCTCCTTCGCCGAGCTGGGGATCGAGGAGCCGGGCCTGGCGACGGTCACGCTCGGCGGACTGACGCTGCCCGTGCTGGCGGTGTTCATGACCGTCGCCATCTCGATCCACAACGTCCCGGAGGGGGTGGCCATCTCGATCCCGCTGCGGTCGATGGGCGTCGGCGAGTGGCGGATGGTCTGGTGGGCGGTGTTCTCCAGCCTGCCCCAGCCGCTCGGCGCCGTGGTCGCCTACTACTTCGTGACGCTGGCCGAGCGGTTCCTCCCGTTCGGCTTCGGGTTCGCCGCGGGCGCGATGGTGTACCTCGTCGCCACGGAGTTCGTCCCGGAGGCGCTGGACCGGGGGTCGGACCTGCCGGGCGGCGGTCGCCGGGAACTCGTCGGCGGGATCGCCGCCGGCGTGCTCGTGATGGTCCCGCTCGCGTTCGCCTGA
- a CDS encoding helix-turn-helix domain-containing protein encodes MSAIGEFRVPAAAFLLDDALGSVAGTVTVERMVVDGDEAVTPYVWVASADFEGFEATLDGDPSVASFALVEDHPEERLYRIEWRDEHNGLLPALDDVAATVLRAEGEDGVWTLRALFPDRDAAATFHDRVREGDEGIELVRLYRADDPSTYGQYEVTDEQREALTVAREAGYFAVPRECSLADVAEELGISRNAASARLRRGQDALVGHTLDHDDRPPS; translated from the coding sequence ATGAGCGCCATCGGGGAGTTCAGGGTGCCAGCGGCCGCGTTTCTGCTCGACGACGCGCTGGGGAGCGTCGCGGGGACCGTCACCGTCGAGCGGATGGTCGTCGACGGCGACGAGGCGGTGACGCCGTACGTCTGGGTCGCGTCGGCGGACTTCGAGGGCTTCGAGGCGACGCTCGACGGCGACCCGTCGGTCGCGTCGTTCGCCCTGGTCGAGGACCACCCCGAGGAACGGCTCTACCGGATCGAGTGGCGCGACGAGCACAACGGCCTGCTCCCGGCGCTGGACGACGTGGCCGCGACCGTCCTGCGGGCCGAGGGGGAGGACGGCGTCTGGACGCTCCGGGCGCTGTTCCCCGACCGCGACGCCGCCGCGACGTTCCACGACCGGGTCCGGGAGGGCGACGAGGGGATCGAGCTGGTCCGGCTCTACCGCGCCGACGACCCCTCGACCTACGGGCAGTACGAGGTGACCGACGAGCAGCGCGAGGCGCTGACCGTCGCCCGCGAGGCCGGCTACTTCGCGGTCCCGCGGGAGTGCTCGCTGGCGGACGTGGCCGAGGAACTCGGCATCTCCCGCAACGCCGCCTCCGCGCGGCTCCGGCGCGGCCAGGACGCGCTGGTCGGCCACACCCTCGACCACGACGACCGGCCGCCGTCCTGA
- a CDS encoding DUF7344 domain-containing protein has product MMGASKVFGILSDDRRRRVLLLLCEEESVRVPDATLTRGAAARAAGDGEARSRLRRRAMVRLYHVDLPKLDAEDLVDWERGSEVVRRGPRFEEVEPVLDALADNAARIPQEVF; this is encoded by the coding sequence ATGATGGGGGCTTCGAAGGTGTTCGGGATCCTGTCGGACGACCGCCGACGGCGGGTGTTGCTGTTGCTGTGCGAGGAAGAGTCGGTACGCGTGCCCGACGCCACGCTGACGCGGGGGGCAGCCGCGCGAGCGGCGGGGGACGGCGAGGCACGGTCGCGGTTGCGGCGCCGGGCGATGGTTCGGCTGTACCACGTCGACCTGCCGAAACTGGACGCCGAGGACCTCGTCGACTGGGAGCGCGGCTCCGAAGTCGTGCGGCGGGGGCCGCGGTTCGAGGAGGTGGAGCCGGTACTGGACGCGCTCGCCGACAACGCCGCCCGGATCCCGCAGGAGGTCTTCTGA
- the pfdA gene encoding prefoldin subunit alpha produces the protein MSLGGGGGGQQQIQQIAQEIEQIEEQIEAMEEEISGLQDEKQEMDEAMEAIEAIESGDTVQVPLGGDAFLRAEVQDIDEVIVEFGAGYAAEQEQGDAIDILENKQDTLDERIEEIRSDIAELETESEELEQQAQQMQQQQMQQMQQMQQQDDDE, from the coding sequence ATGAGCCTCGGCGGTGGCGGCGGCGGTCAGCAGCAGATCCAGCAGATCGCCCAGGAGATCGAGCAGATCGAGGAGCAGATCGAGGCCATGGAGGAGGAGATCAGCGGGCTCCAGGACGAGAAACAGGAGATGGACGAGGCCATGGAGGCCATCGAGGCCATCGAGTCCGGCGACACCGTCCAGGTCCCCCTGGGCGGCGACGCGTTCCTCCGCGCCGAGGTCCAGGACATCGACGAGGTCATCGTCGAGTTCGGCGCCGGCTACGCCGCCGAGCAGGAGCAGGGCGACGCCATCGACATCCTCGAGAACAAGCAGGACACGCTCGACGAGCGCATCGAGGAGATCCGCTCGGACATCGCCGAGCTGGAGACCGAGAGCGAGGAGCTCGAACAGCAGGCCCAGCAGATGCAGCAACAGCAGATGCAGCAGATGCAGCAGATGCAGCAGCAGGACGACGACGAGTAA